The following proteins are co-located in the Solanum pennellii chromosome 1, SPENNV200 genome:
- the LOC107032668 gene encoding B3 domain-containing protein At5g60140-like: YCFYPFFRKYVFSSQKIPTAYTNYKNGKLPRKVFLRNQFSNMSWPVRVIKIEKDLYFLNGWEKFIEDNSLEFGNIIIFDYDGNEIFDIKLLEPNGCIKNGAKSDNKKEEVNVEYRQSIEPKEKNKTRDNNNSSFDDDSTDNYMVEEEDNDEEEVEKEEEEDNEQEGEEKETEEEVDEGKEDETEEEVVERKENETDGEDTSASKAITCKVRTVHDKYGADIFTSGRATQPKNPYFVAKMRAKMRNQLYVPIDVVRDYKLELPSTMIIRDSVGREFETKVNNWSNGTTWLVGGWRNLCRWNLVEKDDRCICEFVRGKCGRVLYLQIQVLYEGSNSHRNNK, translated from the exons TATTgtttttaccctttttttcgaaaatatgttttttcttcaCAGAAAATTCCCACAGCATATACAAATTACAAGAATGGAAAGCTACCTAGGAAGGTTTTCCTTAGGAATCAATTTAGCAATATGTCGTGGCCTGTAAGAGTgatcaaaatagaaaaagattTGTATTTTCTGAATGGATGGGAGAAATTTATCGAGGACAACAGTCTAGAGTTTGGAAACATTATAATATTCGATTATGAtggaaatgaaatatttgacATAAAATTACTTGAACCAAATGGATGTATAAAGAATGGAGCTAAAAGTGACAACAAGAAGGAAGAAGTGAATGTTGAATATCGACAGAGTATAGAACCAAAAGAGAAAAACAAGACTAGAGATAACAACAATAGCTCATTTGATGATGATAGCACTGATAACTATAtggtagaagaagaagataatgatgaagaagaggtggaaaaggaggaggaagaagataATGAACAGGAGGGGGAGGAGAAAGAAACAGAGGAGGAGGTGGATGAAGGGAAAGAGGATGAAACAGAGGAGGAAGTGGTGGAGAGGAAGGAGAATGAAACAGATGGAGAAGACACGTCAGCTTCAAAAG CTATTACTTGCAAGGTGAGGACTGTGCATGACAAATATGGTGCAGATATATTCACAAGTGGACGCGCAACTCAGCCAAAAAATCCTTACTTTGTAGCAAAGATGCGAGCAAAAATGAGAAATCAACTG TATGTTCCAATTGATGTGGTGAGAGACTACAAACTTGAACTCCCTTCAACCATGATCATTCGCGACTCTGTTGGAAGAGAGTTTGAGACAAAAGTCAATAATTGGAGCAATGGAACAACATGGCTGGTAGGCGGATGGCGCAATTTATGTAGGTGGAATCTTGTGGAAAAAGATGACAGGTGTATTTGTGAATTTGTGAGGGGAAAATGTGGCAGAGTCCTTTACTTGCAAATTCAAGTTCTCTATGAAGGATCAAATTCTCATcgcaacaataaataa